From the genome of Populus alba chromosome 10, ASM523922v2, whole genome shotgun sequence, one region includes:
- the LOC118059637 gene encoding probable sugar phosphate/phosphate translocator At3g11320 gives MKSTSRLFTIGLVSSWYCSNIGVLLLNKYLLSNYGFKYPIFLTMCHMTACSLLSYVAIAWMKMVPMQTIRSKTQFIKISALSLVFCVSVVFGNISLRFLPVSFNQAIGATTPFFTAVFAYLMTLKREAWLTYVTLIPVVTGVVIASGGEPSFHLFGFIMCISATAARALKSVLQGILLSSEGEKLNSMNLLLYMAPIAVVFLLPATLIMEENVVGITLALARDDVKIIWYLLFNSSLAYFVNLTNFLVTKHTSALTLQVLGNAKGAVAVVVSILIFRNPVSVTGMLGYSLTVFGVVLYSEAKKRSK, from the exons ATGAAGAGCACATCACGATTATTCACGATCGGTCTAGTGTCATCATGGTACTGCTCAAACATAGGAGTTCTGTTACTAAACAAATACCTTTTAAGCAATTATGGGTTCAAGTATCCGATCTTCTTGACCATGTGTCACATGACAGCTTGTAGTTTGCTAAGTTACGTTGCAATTGCGTGGATGAAGATGGTGCCTATGCAGACTATCCGGTCTAAAACACAATTCATTAAGATCTCGGCTTTAAGTCTCGTGTTCTGTGTGTCGGTTGTGTTTGGTAATATTTCTTTGAGGTTCTTGCCTGTCTCTTTTAATCAGGCTATTGGTGCCACTACGCCCTTTTTTACGGCTGTTTTCGCTTATCTGATGACTCTTAAAAGAGAGGCTTGGCTGACTTATGTTACCTTGATTCCTGTTGTCACTGGGGTTGTTATTGCTAGTGGG GGTGAACCAAGTTTTCATCTATTTGGGTTTATAATGTGTATTTCTGCTACGGCTGCAAGGGCGCTCAAATCAGTTCTGCAAGGGATTTTGCTTTCTTCGGAAGG tgaGAAGCTGAATTCAATGAATCTCCTCCTATACATGGCTCCGATAGCTGTTGTATTTTTACTCCCTGCAACGCTTATCATGGAAGAAAATGTGGTTGGTATCACACTAGCTCTTGCCAGAGATGATGTCAAGATCATCTGGTACTTGCTATTCAACTCCTCACTGGCGTATTTTGTGAATCTGACCAACTTCTTGGTTACAAAACACACAAGTGCTCTAACTCTCCAG GTTCTCGGTAATGCAAAAGGAGCTGTAGCTGTTGtggtttcaattttaatattcagAAATCCTGTGTCTGTTACTGGAATGCTTGGTTACTCGCTTACAGTTTTTGGAGTCGTCCTCTACAGTGAAGCCAAGAAACGAAGCAAATGA
- the LOC118059636 gene encoding LIM domain-containing protein WLIM2b, with amino-acid sequence MSFTGTQQKCKACEKTVYPMELLSADGVAYHKTCFKCFHCKGTLKLSNYSSMEGVLYCKPHFEQLFKETGNFNKNFQSPAKSAEKLNPELTRSPSKAASMFSGTQEKCATCGKTAYPLEKVTVESQAYHKSCFKCSHGGCAITPSNYAALQGVLYCKHHFSQLFKEKGSYNHLIKSATMKRAAASVPEA; translated from the exons ATGTCGTTTACTGGTACCCAACAGAAATGCAAGGCTTGTGAGAAGACTGTGTATCCTATGGAACTTCTATCAGCAGACGGGGTTGCTTACCATAAAACTTGCTTCAAGTGTTTTCACTGCAAAGGCACGTTAAAG CTAAGCAATTATTCTTCGATGGAGGGTGTATTGTACTGTAAGCCTCACTTTGAGCAGCTGTTCAAGGAGACCGGTAACTTCAACAAGAACTTTCAGTCAC CTGCAAAGTCAGCTGAGAAGTTAAATCCTGAACTG ACAAGGTCACCTAGCAAAGCTGCTAGCATGTTTTCAGGGACACAAGAAAAGTGCGCTACTTGCGGTAAAACTGCTTATCCGCTCGAGAAG GTAACAGTTGAAAGCCAAGCCTATCACAAATCATGTTTCAAGTGCTCGCACGGTGGCTGTGCTATAACACCATCAAATTATGCAGCACTTCAGGGCGTATTGTATTGCAAGCATCACTTCTCCCAACTTTTCAAGGAAAAGGGCAGCTACAACCACCTCATCAAGTCCGCAACAATGAAGCGTGCAGCGGCTTCTGTGCCAGAGGCTTAA